The genomic window tcttaaattgtctcatcaccaaaaaaaaaaaaaaaacttgttattatgcgaggtgatggatatgttaacaAACCTTATTTTGGTAATCAATTTGCAATATTATGCACATCagatcatcacattgtacaccttaaacctacacgatgttatatgtcaagtatatctcaataaagctggggagaaaagcaaatctcaaaatttttttgaaaaaaagaaaagaagccacaacagaaaatagaaaaaagaaaaaaaaaaaaacctcttcaaATTTATAGAAAGAAGTTTAACTTGATTTTAAGTAgctcaaaaaacataaaataaaaaggacttGGAAATATCAAAAGAGCAACCCTCATTTGAGAAGTCCAGAGTAATGTTTCTCAACATCAAATCTGGCACATATGAAAAAAGAATGCACTTacaaaattttctataaaattctgaaaaactcACTTAAAAATATCACAGGCTCTTGGTTACCGAGGTAATGAAGGACACGAGAAAAATCTAATGATTATAGGGCATCAAAGCTTAACCAGGTTTGGAATTACTAATATAGAGTTTTCACTAAACAGAGAAATACACTAACCAAACAATTCTTTAAGAGAATAATCTCACCATTTCAGCACATTGCAACTGAATTGCAGCTAgacaaaatattttcccaaaagtTACCATAATCATAGAAATCGAGATGTCCTTTAATAACAGGCATCCTAGAATAATCCATAATTACTCTTTAAAAATGATGATAGCTTATAACATAGTAACTCAACTTTATTCTAAGTTTCCCTTCATCACAAGTTCAGAGCGATGCTTCCAAAGAACTCATCGCATTCTaagttgaaatgaaataaaaactaaatgggAATATGCCCTCATGGCCATCtaaggatatttttctttatgttcccTCACCTTTTTTAATACATCGTCCATGATTATCTATATTGAAACGAATATttttacaaaggaaataaatttcccTATTCAGACAttgaaatataaaacacacaAGAAGAATGAAAACAGGGAAGAAATGCTTGTCTCAGAAGGAGTCAAGTGGAAAGACAATAAGAGAGATGATGAATTATAATGAGAAAGAAATCACTACAAAACTTTAGATTTGTGACTAAAACTCAAAGAATTTAAAGTAGGTGAAAGAactgtagaaaataaaatgccttttccACTAGAAGCTACCTATAGCTTTATCCTTGTCAACAGGATTGGGTCTAGAAAGgatattttaagtaattatttcaATCATAAACTTACTTCATTTCAAAATAGGCATTTTATACACTCTAGGTTTGATTGAAACACCACAAGTATTTTAAACCACTagtttttattgttcattttccaACCTGCAGTCCACTTCTTGGGGGCTCCTTTCATTTGCCTGTTCACAATGCTGCTTCCAAATGCCCACCCTTTTCTGAAGTATGCTCTTCCAGACCTCCTGACTACGGCAGAGGAGGAGCCCCTATTTCACTTGTATCTGGATGACACCATCTATTTCAATAGTAGAAACCTGTCCTTTCACGTTAGTAGACAAATCTTCAGGAACAGGATCCAGTTGTAAAGGCTCTTCATACTTTGGCTCATCTTTCAAAAGCACTGATCCTAATTTTACCACTGAGACATCTGTTGTCTCGGGAGACTGATATTCAGTAGACACATTGTCTACCAGAGCCTCAGCTGTAGGGGTTTGTTGAGATGGTGGAGGCTGAACTTCAGCAGGGGTATCTTTTATAGAGATTTGTGAGATAGAATTGGGCTCTTCAGCTGGCGGAGGCTGTCTGTCCACAGGGACCATTTCTGAAGTAGTTTCTTCAGTTGGTGGAGGCTGAAGTTCAGCAGGGGCCTCTTCTGCAGGGACTTCCTCAGCTGGTGGAGACTGAACTTCAGCTGGGGCCTCTTCTATAGGAGCCACCTCAGTTGGTGGAGACTGAACTTCAGCTGGGGCCTCTTCTATAGGAGGCCCCTCAGCTGGTGGAGACTGATCTTCAGCTGAGGCCTCTCCTATAGGAGCCTCCTCAGCTGGTGGAGACTGATCTTCAGCTGGGGCCTCTTCCATAGGAGGCTCCTGAGTTGGTGGAGACTGATCTTCAGCTGGGGCCTCTTCCATAGGAGGCTCCTCAGTTGGTGGAGACTGATCTTCAGCTGGGGCCTCTTCCATAGGAGGCTCCTCAGTTGGTGGAGACTGATCTTCAGCTGAGGCCTCTTCTATAGGAGGCTCCTCAGCTGGTGGAGACTGGTCTTCAGCTGGGGCCTCTTCTGCAGGGGACTTCTCAACTGGTGGAGGCTGCAGTTCAGCTAGGGGCTCTTCTGCAAGGACCTCCTCAGTAGCTGGAGGCTGAACTTTGGCAGGGACCTCTTCTGCAGTGGTCTCCTCAACTAGGGGAGGCTGAAGTTCAGCAGTGGCCTCCTCTGCAGGAGCCTCCTCAGCTGGTAGAGGCTGAAGTTCCTCTAGGACCTCTTCTGCAGGGGCCTCCACAGCCGGTGGAAGCTGAAGTTCTGGGGCCTCCTGTGTAGGAGCCTCCTCAGCTGGGGAAGGCTGTATTTCAACAGGAGCCTCTTCAGCTGTTGGAGGTTGAACTTCAGCATAAGGCTCGTCTGAAAGAGCCTGTTCTGTAGGGGCCTCCTCGGCTGGTGGAGGCTGAAGGTCAGCCGGGGTCTCTTCTGCAGTGATCTCCTCTGCCGGTGGAGGTTGCACTTCAGGAGAGATCTCTTCTGCAGTGGGAGGCTGTACTTCAACTAGAACGTCTTGCTCATCTTCTAAAAGTACTGGAgtactttttatgttttgttgaCTAAATGAAGATCTGCTGATACTTTTCTGCCTAATTTCTTCACTGCTACACGTTGTGGGTTGAAATTCAGGATGTTCACCCGCAAAAACCTTCCCTGAGGATTTAGGTGTCTGCTCATCTTGCTTTGAATTTGGAAAAGAACTACCTGGTCTGCAAATAACCACTATTTCTGATTCACTAAAGTATGTCTGCTGTTCCTTGTCCACTTTTTCTCTTTGAGGAATGTTCATCATTGTCCAATCTCCAGTACAACTGGTCTGCTGAGATCTGTCAATTTTGAGTTGAACTGCGGGTCTGCTTGGTGAAATTTCCACTTCATGAACACTCTCTGGAAATTCAGGGGCTGCCTCTCCAACAGCAGCTGGCTTTTCATCAGGTATCACTGTTTCACCAACTgacttgatttcttcttttttctcttctgcaataGGGTCTGTCTGCAGAGATTTGTCAGTCATATCCTGTACACGCTTTCTCTTCACCCAAGTTTGCTGAAGTTGAGAAGATACTCTGAGAGACTCATAGTTGACTTTGCTTCCATGAATATTACCAATACTAAGGGTCGCTTTGGGGCCAGATGATTGTGGCATGGGCGAGtgcttctttttctctggctCTTCAGTCTGCTGGGCTTTGTCTACCATTGGCTGGCTGGGTCGTCTTCTCTTTCGAATTTCTTGCCTCCCTGATGAGATAGGCTGATCAGGTTCATCACTTTCTTCCATTTCTAAGACTGGTGAATTTCAAATTATTAATCTTCAAGTAGTTAATCATTAAGAATTCACAAATGTACCAGATGGGTAAGCCTTTGCCTTTCTTCATTAAGTGTTGTTCTGTTGAGCTCCCTCAGAGAAAAGTAATTCATGTATTATTGCATTCTGTACTACACTCTTGTTGGACCCCACCTTAATCAGTAAGCATCTTTCTTATTTAATCTCTGGTATGACTAAATCTCACTTCTAGAAGTTTCCTTCAAGGGTCTATGACATCACAGCCAATTCTCCTTACAAGGTTCCATTGGTGGTATTCCCAGCacttttgaacatattaaatacTCATGGACAATGGCTGCAAGTGAGAAAATCTACTATTTGAATCATTCAAGTTGATAAAAACATTTATCTGTCAAAAAAACATCAAGTAAGTTCCAGAAATGCTACTCTCTAATAGTTGAAGCTGACACTTTTGAACTCTCGATTCTGTTCTTTTCATCCTACTATCTTTGATAGTGTGCAAAACACAGAATGCTGCAGCCTGTTTTCAGTTGTTGGAGAAAATGACTGATAACATATGTGACAAAGTTCTATCAatctatgtttattttatttgaaagaaggTTAATATTGTTTGAAAACTGAGTTCTGATGTCCACATCCATGTAAGCTCTTTTCCTATGTGTTTAGCATTCAGTAACCACAAGAGCCTACTAtccaaatatatacataaataggTAGCATTTATGCCTTCTCAAacatcttgaaatatttttcttttca from Equus asinus isolate D_3611 breed Donkey chromosome 2, EquAss-T2T_v2, whole genome shotgun sequence includes these protein-coding regions:
- the FSCB gene encoding fibrous sheath CABYR-binding protein; the encoded protein is MVDKAQQTEEPEKKKHSPMPQSSGPKATLSIGNIHGSKVNYESLRVSSQLQQTWVKRKRVQDMTDKSLQTDPIAEEKKEEIKSVGETVIPDEKPAAVGEAAPEFPESVHEVEISPSRPAVQLKIDRSQQTSCTGDWTMMNIPQREKVDKEQQTYFSESEIVVICRPGSSFPNSKQDEQTPKSSGKVFAGEHPEFQPTTCSSEEIRQKSISRSSFSQQNIKSTPVLLEDEQDVLVEVQPPTAEEISPEVQPPPAEEITAEETPADLQPPPAEEAPTEQALSDEPYAEVQPPTAEEAPVEIQPSPAEEAPTQEAPELQLPPAVEAPAEEVLEELQPLPAEEAPAEEATAELQPPLVEETTAEEVPAKVQPPATEEVLAEEPLAELQPPPVEKSPAEEAPAEDQSPPAEEPPIEEASAEDQSPPTEEPPMEEAPAEDQSPPTEEPPMEEAPAEDQSPPTQEPPMEEAPAEDQSPPAEEAPIGEASAEDQSPPAEGPPIEEAPAEVQSPPTEVAPIEEAPAEVQSPPAEEVPAEEAPAELQPPPTEETTSEMVPVDRQPPPAEEPNSISQISIKDTPAEVQPPPSQQTPTAEALVDNVSTEYQSPETTDVSVVKLGSVLLKDEPKYEEPLQLDPVPEDLSTNVKGQVSTIEIDGVIQIQVK